A stretch of Sphingomicrobium flavum DNA encodes these proteins:
- the glnA gene encoding type I glutamate--ammonia ligase, with translation MATKAKDILKRIDDEDIEYVDLRFTDPKGKWQHLSMVASALDEDQLSDGFMFDGSSIAGWKAINESDMILKPDLDAVYADPFMATPTLVIVCNIVEPGSGELYERDPRSTATRAEAYLKNTGIGDTIYVGPEAEFFMFDDVRFYSGYNGNGFTIDDVELPTNSNTQYDGGNMAHRPREKGGYFPVAPVDSASDIRGEMVSTMLEMGLPCDKHHHEVAAAQHELGLTFGELTETADRMQVYKYVVHMVAHAYGKTATFMPKPIASDNGSGMHTHMSIWKDGKPLFAGDGYAGLSEMALYFIGGVVKHARALNAFTNPTTNSYKRLVPGFEAPVLLAYSSRNRSASCRIPYGAGEKAKRVEFRFPDAMANPYLAYSALLMAGIDGIQNRIHPGDAMDKNLYDLPPAELVNVPTVCGSLREALVALDQDREFLTRGDVFTDDQIDAYMELKWEEVMRWETTPTAAEFDMYYSA, from the coding sequence ATGGCGACCAAGGCGAAGGATATCTTGAAGCGGATCGACGATGAAGACATCGAATATGTCGATCTTCGATTTACCGACCCCAAGGGCAAGTGGCAGCACCTGTCCATGGTCGCCTCGGCGCTCGATGAAGATCAGCTCAGTGATGGCTTCATGTTCGACGGCAGCTCGATCGCCGGCTGGAAAGCGATCAATGAAAGCGACATGATCCTGAAGCCCGACCTTGACGCCGTCTATGCCGATCCCTTCATGGCCACGCCGACGCTGGTGATCGTCTGCAACATCGTCGAGCCCGGCAGCGGCGAACTTTACGAGCGCGACCCGCGTTCCACCGCCACCCGCGCCGAAGCTTATCTGAAAAATACCGGGATCGGCGACACCATCTATGTCGGCCCCGAAGCCGAATTCTTCATGTTCGACGATGTACGTTTCTATTCGGGCTATAATGGCAATGGCTTCACCATTGACGATGTCGAACTGCCGACCAATTCGAACACGCAATATGATGGCGGCAACATGGCCCACCGCCCGCGCGAAAAGGGCGGCTATTTCCCGGTCGCGCCGGTTGACAGCGCAAGCGACATTCGCGGCGAAATGGTTTCAACCATGCTGGAAATGGGCCTGCCCTGCGACAAGCATCACCATGAAGTCGCCGCCGCCCAGCATGAGCTTGGCCTGACCTTCGGCGAACTGACCGAAACCGCCGATCGCATGCAGGTCTACAAATATGTCGTCCACATGGTCGCCCATGCCTATGGCAAGACCGCGACCTTCATGCCCAAGCCGATTGCATCGGACAATGGCAGCGGCATGCACACCCACATGTCGATCTGGAAGGACGGCAAGCCGCTCTTCGCGGGTGACGGCTATGCCGGCCTGTCGGAAATGGCGCTCTATTTCATCGGCGGCGTGGTCAAGCATGCGCGCGCCCTCAATGCCTTCACCAACCCGACGACCAACAGCTATAAGCGCCTGGTCCCGGGCTTCGAAGCGCCGGTGCTGCTGGCTTATTCCAGCCGCAATCGTTCGGCCTCCTGCCGCATCCCCTACGGTGCGGGCGAAAAGGCCAAGCGCGTGGAATTCCGCTTCCCCGATGCAATGGCCAATCCGTACCTTGCTTATTCGGCGCTGCTGATGGCCGGGATCGACGGCATCCAGAACCGCATCCATCCGGGCGATGCGATGGACAAGAATCTCTACGACCTGCCGCCGGCCGAACTGGTCAACGTGCCGACCGTCTGCGGTTCGCTGCGCGAAGCACTCGTCGCGCTCGATCAGGACCGTGAATTCCTGACCCGCGGCGATGTGTTCACCGACGACCAGATCGATGCCTACATGGAACTGAAGTGGGAAGAAGTGATGCGCTGGGAAACCACCCCCACCGCCGCTGAATTCGACATGTATTACAGCGCCTGA
- a CDS encoding CHASE3 domain-containing protein produces MPSVILLILVAAAIAGLALTLLSTFKAERQLRDQVALTSDVLTDLRLVQRGATDAETGQRGYVLTGDDRYLRPYLTGSRDALPALDRVEERLDLVATDEQRADLDQLRRALTSKLRELEIAVELVRAGQREDALRWVDTNTGYELMGEIRRVVAKLEATEQEILNDNLIAVERQEARTGPIIVILSILTLAFLLIGLWGGMRTLQAERSARRAEQDRAARAQSDLLARELNHRVKNLLAVVQAVVSSTLRGEKDMDVASVKVSERIAALATAHAVSQGALDQPIVGLRSLLETTLSPYDMPGRGLELVGDPINIPTDAVTPIGLIVHELATNAMKYGAWKEEAGGNVRVSWQSLEGEDGLPMLEWVWTETGGPAVAAPSENGFGSRMIDMSVRQLRGDIERDWQRDGMQLTVRFALPAAS; encoded by the coding sequence GTGCCGAGCGTCATCCTCCTCATTCTGGTCGCCGCCGCCATCGCGGGGCTGGCACTGACCCTCCTGTCCACCTTCAAGGCCGAGCGCCAGTTGCGCGACCAGGTTGCGTTGACCAGCGACGTGCTGACCGATTTGCGGCTGGTGCAGCGCGGCGCGACCGACGCCGAAACGGGCCAGCGCGGCTATGTGCTGACCGGCGATGACCGCTATCTGCGCCCCTATCTGACCGGTTCGCGCGATGCTTTGCCCGCATTGGACCGGGTGGAGGAGCGGCTCGATCTGGTGGCGACCGACGAACAGCGCGCGGATCTCGACCAATTGCGCCGCGCGCTCACTTCCAAGCTGCGCGAACTGGAAATTGCGGTCGAGCTGGTGCGCGCCGGCCAGCGCGAGGATGCGCTGCGTTGGGTCGATACCAATACCGGTTATGAACTGATGGGCGAAATCCGCCGCGTTGTCGCCAAGCTGGAAGCGACCGAACAGGAAATCCTCAATGACAATCTGATCGCGGTGGAGCGGCAGGAAGCGCGCACCGGCCCCATCATCGTTATCCTGTCGATCCTCACGCTGGCCTTTCTGCTGATCGGCCTGTGGGGCGGGATGCGCACGCTGCAGGCCGAACGCTCGGCCCGCCGCGCCGAACAGGACCGTGCCGCGCGCGCACAGTCCGATCTTCTGGCGCGCGAACTCAACCACCGCGTCAAGAACCTGCTGGCGGTGGTGCAGGCGGTGGTGAGCTCCACGCTACGCGGCGAAAAGGATATGGACGTCGCCAGCGTCAAGGTCAGCGAGCGTATCGCTGCGCTGGCGACCGCCCATGCCGTCAGTCAGGGAGCGCTCGACCAGCCGATCGTCGGACTGCGCTCGCTTCTGGAAACCACGCTGTCGCCCTACGACATGCCCGGGCGCGGGCTGGAGCTGGTGGGCGATCCCATCAACATTCCCACCGATGCCGTCACCCCGATCGGGCTGATCGTCCATGAACTGGCCACCAATGCGATGAAATATGGCGCCTGGAAGGAAGAGGCCGGGGGCAATGTGCGCGTTTCCTGGCAGTCGCTCGAGGGCGAGGATGGCCTGCCCATGCTTGAATGGGTGTGGACCGAAACCGGCGGTCCCGCCGTGGCCGCACCCAGCGAAAATGGCTTCGGGTCGCGCATGATCGACATGTCGGTGCGCCAGCTGCGCGGCGATATCGAGCGCGATTGGCAGCGCGATGGTATGCAGCTGACGGTGCGCTTCGCGCTCCCCGCTGCATCCTAA
- a CDS encoding helix-turn-helix domain-containing protein: MTQRDPRLQSMSPEELRRIMRALGYRTQSDLASAIGVSRSAVSLWLEGKVGVPRPIAMLLRMLLAAQRRAY; this comes from the coding sequence ATGACCCAGCGCGATCCCCGCCTCCAGTCGATGAGCCCGGAAGAATTGCGGCGCATCATGCGGGCGCTGGGCTATCGCACCCAGTCGGACCTCGCCAGCGCCATCGGCGTGTCCCGCAGCGCGGTCAGCCTGTGGCTGGAAGGAAAGGTGGGCGTGCCGCGCCCCATCGCCATGCTCCTGCGGATGCTCCTCGCGGCGCAGCGGCGCGCTTATTAG
- a CDS encoding P-II family nitrogen regulator, with the protein MKKIEAIIKPFKLDDVKDALSDANVSGLTVTEVKGFGRQKGHTELYRGAEYVVDFLPKVKVEVVVEDDQADRVVEAIEHAARTGRIGDGKIFVTNVEQAIRIRTGDRDVDAL; encoded by the coding sequence ATGAAGAAGATCGAAGCCATCATCAAACCCTTCAAGCTCGACGATGTGAAGGACGCCTTGTCCGACGCCAATGTCTCCGGCCTGACGGTTACGGAAGTAAAGGGTTTTGGCCGCCAGAAAGGCCATACCGAGCTGTATCGCGGGGCCGAATATGTCGTCGATTTCCTGCCGAAGGTGAAGGTCGAAGTGGTGGTCGAGGACGATCAGGCCGACCGCGTCGTCGAAGCCATTGAACATGCCGCGCGCACCGGCCGCATCGGCGACGGGAAGATTTTCGTAACCAATGTCGAACAGGCCATCCGCATCCGCACCGGCGACCGCGACGTGGACGCGTTGTAA
- a CDS encoding phosphocholine cytidylyltransferase family protein — protein MKAIILSAGQGSRLGALTNDRPKCLIDFNGRTLLDRQLDTLAANGVDDVTVVTGFRDDAIEEAIAKRTGGPKVTTIYNPFYKVADNLGSLFVAREAIKDDVLVWNGDTLVSDALMAEVVANAQQGICVTIDRKGDYDDDDMKVVTGHDGLLHAIGKRLPMRNVNAESIGLLAFRGDGAARFRTAIEEAIRTTEGTTIWYLRVIHQIAQTQDVHVLDIQGHEWGEVDFPEDVDAARELTARWDAQQEDVVAA, from the coding sequence ATGAAAGCGATTATTCTCTCCGCTGGCCAGGGATCACGGCTGGGCGCGCTCACCAATGACCGCCCCAAATGCCTGATCGACTTTAATGGCCGCACGCTTCTCGACCGTCAGCTCGATACGCTGGCGGCCAATGGTGTTGACGATGTGACGGTGGTCACCGGTTTTCGCGACGATGCCATCGAGGAAGCGATTGCCAAGCGCACCGGCGGGCCCAAGGTCACGACCATCTATAATCCTTTCTACAAGGTTGCCGATAATCTGGGCAGCCTGTTCGTCGCGCGCGAAGCCATCAAGGATGATGTGCTGGTGTGGAATGGCGATACGCTGGTTTCCGATGCGCTGATGGCCGAGGTTGTCGCCAACGCCCAGCAGGGTATCTGCGTCACCATCGACCGCAAGGGCGACTATGACGATGACGATATGAAGGTCGTCACCGGCCATGACGGGCTGCTGCACGCCATCGGCAAGCGGCTGCCCATGCGCAACGTGAATGCAGAATCGATCGGCCTTCTGGCCTTTCGCGGCGACGGCGCGGCGCGTTTCCGCACCGCCATCGAAGAGGCCATCCGCACCACCGAAGGCACCACCATCTGGTATCTGCGTGTGATCCACCAGATCGCGCAGACGCAGGACGTCCATGTGCTCGATATTCAGGGCCATGAATGGGGCGAGGTCGACTTCCCCGAAGATGTGGATGCCGCCCGCGAACTCACCGCGCGCTGGGATGCCCAGCAGGAAGACGTGGTTGCGGCTTAA
- the map gene encoding type I methionyl aminopeptidase, with product MTEYIHVGPEDRVEPKNGVIKLHGEAGFEGMRKAGRLAAEILDALTAHVKPGVTTEEIDRIVYSMTLDGGGVPATLGYRGYTKSCCTSINHVVCHGIPGDKALKDGDIVNIDVTPILDGWHGDTSRMFFVGQPNVKARRLVDVTYECLMLGLAQAKPGNRLGDISNAIQTHAEKHRYGVVRDFCGHGLGRLFHDSPEVVHAGRAGTGPELKPGMFFTVEPMINIGRADVKLLDDGWTAVTRDRSLSAQFEHSIGITEEGHEIFTKSPKGLDRPPY from the coding sequence ATGACCGAATATATCCATGTCGGCCCGGAAGATCGGGTCGAACCCAAAAATGGCGTGATCAAGCTGCACGGCGAGGCTGGCTTCGAAGGCATGCGCAAGGCCGGCCGCCTTGCCGCCGAAATCCTCGATGCGCTGACCGCCCATGTGAAGCCTGGCGTCACCACCGAGGAAATCGACCGCATCGTCTATTCCATGACGCTGGATGGCGGCGGCGTGCCCGCCACGCTCGGCTATCGCGGCTATACCAAAAGCTGCTGCACCTCGATCAACCATGTCGTCTGCCACGGCATTCCAGGCGACAAGGCGCTCAAGGATGGCGACATTGTCAATATCGACGTGACCCCCATCCTCGATGGCTGGCATGGCGATACCAGCCGCATGTTCTTCGTCGGGCAGCCCAATGTGAAGGCCAGGCGCCTCGTCGATGTCACCTATGAATGCCTGATGCTGGGCCTTGCACAGGCCAAGCCCGGCAATCGTCTGGGTGATATCTCCAACGCCATCCAGACCCATGCCGAAAAGCATCGCTATGGCGTGGTGCGCGATTTTTGCGGCCATGGCCTGGGTCGCCTCTTCCATGACAGCCCCGAAGTCGTCCATGCCGGCCGCGCGGGCACCGGCCCGGAACTCAAGCCCGGCATGTTCTTCACCGTCGAACCGATGATCAATATCGGCCGCGCCGATGTGAAGCTGCTCGACGATGGCTGGACAGCGGTGACCCGCGACCGCTCGCTTAGCGCGCAGTTCGAACATTCGATCGGCATCACCGAAGAGGGGCACGAGATCTTTACCAAGAGCCCCAAGGGCTTGGACCGGCCGCCGTATTGA
- a CDS encoding MBL fold metallo-hydrolase: MLLTALALAAATPQNCPVELIVLGAGQDAGAPQIGNNEDPAWDDPEKRLLATSIAFVNRESGDRYLFEATPDIVEQLRMLDEIAPVPADDTLGLEVIFLTHAHMGHYAGLMHLGVEAANTRSVDVAVMPRLKEYLTNNGPWSQLVTKNNIGFSPIELRPDGNINAYGYGGPPHDFIVIPFAVPHRDEYSETVAYLIIAAGKQVLFVPDIDSFEGWKPLGDLAGLIGLVDYAFLDSTFFDDNELDRDMSAIPHPRTKATMERLAHLPADQRAKVHFIHYNHSNPIRFADSPESKMVVDAGFNVARRGDRHCLTD; the protein is encoded by the coding sequence ATGCTGCTCACCGCCCTCGCCCTCGCCGCCGCCACTCCCCAGAATTGCCCGGTAGAACTCATCGTGCTGGGCGCAGGCCAGGATGCCGGTGCGCCGCAGATCGGCAATAATGAGGATCCGGCGTGGGACGATCCGGAAAAGCGGCTGCTGGCCACCTCGATTGCCTTCGTGAACCGAGAGAGCGGCGATCGATACCTGTTCGAGGCGACGCCGGACATTGTCGAGCAGCTACGCATGCTCGATGAGATTGCGCCGGTTCCTGCCGACGACACATTGGGTCTCGAAGTCATCTTCCTCACCCATGCCCATATGGGCCATTATGCAGGCCTGATGCATTTGGGGGTCGAGGCTGCCAATACGCGCTCGGTGGACGTCGCTGTGATGCCGCGGCTGAAAGAATATCTGACCAACAACGGTCCCTGGAGTCAGCTGGTCACTAAGAATAATATTGGTTTTTCTCCGATAGAATTGAGGCCGGACGGAAACATCAATGCTTACGGCTATGGCGGTCCACCGCACGACTTCATCGTCATTCCATTTGCTGTGCCCCACCGGGACGAATATTCCGAGACCGTGGCCTACTTGATTATCGCTGCAGGAAAGCAGGTTCTATTCGTGCCGGATATCGACAGCTTTGAAGGCTGGAAGCCGTTGGGCGACCTGGCAGGCCTGATCGGTCTGGTCGATTATGCATTTCTCGACAGCACCTTCTTCGATGACAATGAACTCGACCGCGACATGAGCGCCATCCCCCACCCGCGCACCAAGGCGACGATGGAGCGGCTCGCCCACCTGCCCGCCGATCAGCGCGCCAAGGTGCATTTCATCCATTACAACCACTCCAACCCCATCCGCTTTGCGGACTCGCCGGAAAGCAAGATGGTGGTGGATGCGGGCTTCAACGTGGCGCGCCGCGGCGATCGCCACTGCCTTACCGACTAG
- a CDS encoding competence/damage-inducible protein A — translation MGRIYTAALCIIGDEILSGRTQDKNVAQIALWLNVQGIRLMEVRVVPDIQDKIVKAVNELRAAYDYLFTTGGIGPTHDDITVDAIAAALDVPVVEHPEARAMLERYYAKIGGELTQARLRMARVPQGADLIRNPVSGAPGIHVENIYIMAGIPHITAGMMEGLTGTLEGGNPVISKTVGAYAPESEISELLKDLIKRFDGIAVGSYPFFKEGKVGSNFVVRAEDEVLANAAIEALGAALDEAGFPSVPGGI, via the coding sequence ATGGGACGAATCTATACCGCAGCCTTGTGCATCATCGGCGATGAAATCCTGTCAGGCCGGACGCAGGACAAGAATGTCGCGCAAATCGCGCTGTGGCTGAATGTGCAGGGCATCCGCCTGATGGAAGTCAGGGTGGTGCCGGACATACAGGACAAGATCGTCAAGGCGGTGAACGAATTGCGCGCCGCGTATGATTATCTCTTCACCACTGGCGGGATCGGCCCGACCCATGACGACATCACGGTCGATGCCATCGCCGCCGCGCTCGACGTGCCGGTGGTCGAGCATCCCGAGGCACGGGCCATGCTGGAGCGCTATTATGCCAAGATTGGCGGCGAGCTGACCCAAGCGCGGCTGCGTATGGCGCGGGTGCCGCAAGGCGCGGACCTGATCCGGAACCCGGTATCGGGGGCGCCCGGCATCCATGTCGAGAATATCTACATTATGGCGGGCATTCCGCACATCACTGCGGGCATGATGGAAGGGCTGACCGGTACGCTGGAGGGCGGCAATCCGGTCATTTCGAAGACCGTGGGTGCCTACGCGCCCGAAAGCGAGATCAGCGAACTCCTCAAGGACCTCATCAAGCGCTTCGACGGCATTGCGGTCGGCAGTTATCCCTTCTTCAAGGAAGGCAAGGTCGGGTCCAATTTCGTCGTGCGCGCGGAAGATGAGGTTTTGGCCAACGCAGCCATCGAAGCATTGGGCGCGGCGCTGGACGAGGCCGGTTTTCCCAGCGTCCCCGGGGGCATCTGA
- a CDS encoding TIR domain-containing protein, giving the protein MADIFISYSSEERATAEQLAAALEARGYSVWWDRNLEGGADFSDDIEREMAEASAILVAWSGNAAKSHWVRDEASYGRDAGKLVPITLDGAQPPIGFRQVQTIDFTGWNGGDDERLTRLASAIDRCCGREPGVDAPVPAATPPTGAASRTAMIVAIVGAILLLLAAGWWFTRGGDESGAAAVVAETSVAVLPFSSLSSDEDDRYFAEGVTQEILNRLAALDELRVTSRSASFQFGGSELPLNEIAEQLHVSHIVEGTVRRSGDDWRVTAQLIRAADNSQLWSDSYDATGDDLLRVQEEIAERAAEALGVLLDRGNRQAMTRAGINNPEAYAMFARTLNSFERAHSGPNQYQELAETVELADRAFALEPKLWQAQLVAIDRPSHLLADSAIGTPIDPDTSPQQAKAEILRRINLAREHAPHSALPVLDQQAIIYSDDWSMASEIVAAVMADRDNCQIGLSYDDFLVQELGLLEEYLEYSRHKIGCDPIQGNAALLEAALYADKADIVRELIDKIDIERGFGPDLRAKVQAHLYLGEIDKAEAVLPKFDRNSYFYFQAMTTLAGAKGDRAELDRLRKFAENFPVFPDAPRLHLALMNGDRALANEIAARIDARPGGTAWLATSANTICYCGKMFDLSATPNFAARLKEAGATQSKSSPIKWPLKDW; this is encoded by the coding sequence TTGGCCGATATCTTCATCTCTTATTCCAGTGAGGAGCGCGCGACCGCTGAGCAATTGGCTGCCGCGTTGGAGGCGAGGGGCTATTCGGTCTGGTGGGATCGTAATCTTGAAGGAGGGGCAGACTTTTCCGACGATATCGAGCGCGAGATGGCCGAGGCGAGCGCCATCCTGGTTGCCTGGTCAGGCAATGCCGCCAAAAGCCACTGGGTGCGCGATGAAGCCAGCTATGGCCGCGATGCGGGCAAATTGGTGCCGATCACGCTCGATGGCGCGCAGCCGCCCATCGGCTTTCGCCAGGTGCAGACGATCGATTTTACCGGCTGGAATGGCGGGGACGATGAGCGGCTGACGCGGCTGGCGAGCGCGATCGACCGGTGCTGCGGGCGCGAGCCCGGTGTGGACGCCCCAGTGCCTGCTGCCACGCCGCCGACAGGTGCTGCTTCCAGGACGGCCATGATCGTCGCGATCGTCGGGGCAATCTTACTGCTGCTGGCGGCTGGCTGGTGGTTTACGCGCGGCGGGGACGAAAGTGGTGCAGCAGCGGTGGTAGCGGAAACCTCTGTGGCGGTGCTGCCCTTCAGTTCGCTGTCGAGCGATGAAGATGACCGCTATTTCGCCGAAGGGGTCACGCAGGAAATCCTCAATCGGCTGGCGGCCCTCGATGAATTGCGGGTGACCTCGCGCTCGGCCAGCTTCCAGTTCGGCGGCAGCGAATTGCCGTTGAACGAAATCGCCGAGCAGCTTCACGTGTCGCACATCGTCGAAGGCACCGTGCGTCGCAGCGGTGACGATTGGCGGGTGACGGCCCAGCTGATCCGTGCCGCAGATAATAGCCAGCTGTGGAGCGACAGCTATGACGCGACCGGCGATGACCTGTTGCGGGTGCAGGAAGAGATAGCGGAACGCGCTGCCGAGGCGCTCGGTGTGTTGCTGGATCGCGGCAACCGCCAGGCCATGACCCGCGCGGGCATCAACAATCCCGAGGCCTATGCCATGTTCGCGCGCACGCTCAATTCGTTCGAGCGCGCGCATAGTGGGCCGAACCAGTATCAGGAGCTTGCCGAGACGGTCGAGCTGGCCGACAGGGCCTTCGCTCTCGAACCCAAGCTGTGGCAGGCACAGCTGGTTGCGATCGACCGTCCGAGCCATCTGCTCGCCGATAGTGCGATCGGCACGCCGATTGACCCCGACACCTCACCCCAGCAAGCCAAGGCGGAAATCTTGAGGCGCATCAATCTGGCGCGCGAACATGCGCCGCATTCGGCGCTTCCCGTGCTGGATCAGCAGGCGATCATCTATTCGGACGACTGGTCGATGGCGAGCGAGATCGTGGCGGCGGTCATGGCCGATCGGGACAATTGCCAGATTGGCCTGAGCTATGATGACTTCCTGGTCCAGGAGTTGGGGCTGCTCGAGGAATATCTCGAATATTCACGCCACAAGATCGGCTGCGATCCGATCCAGGGCAATGCGGCCCTGCTCGAAGCGGCGCTTTATGCCGACAAGGCCGACATAGTCCGCGAACTGATCGACAAGATTGATATCGAACGCGGTTTCGGCCCGGACTTGCGCGCCAAGGTTCAAGCACATCTGTATCTTGGAGAAATCGACAAGGCAGAGGCAGTGCTGCCGAAGTTCGACCGCAACAGCTATTTCTACTTCCAGGCTATGACTACGCTGGCCGGCGCCAAAGGGGACCGCGCGGAGCTGGATCGGTTGCGCAAATTTGCGGAAAACTTCCCCGTCTTTCCTGATGCACCGCGGCTGCATTTGGCGTTGATGAATGGCGATCGCGCGCTGGCGAACGAGATTGCCGCGCGGATCGATGCCCGGCCCGGCGGCACGGCCTGGCTGGCGACCTCGGCCAACACCATCTGTTATTGCGGGAAGATGTTCGACCTGTCGGCGACGCCCAACTTCGCCGCACGGCTGAAAGAGGCAGGGGCAACCCAGTCGAAGTCCAGCCCAATCAAGTGGCCCTTGAAGGACTGGTAA
- a CDS encoding cation:proton antiporter, with the protein MDHNHLLIAFALIGLAGIGAQWVAWRTGLPAIALMLVAGFILGPATGLIDPHHDFGEMLEPIVSIAVAIILFEGGLTLKFSELKKAGAAIGRLVVIGVPVAWVAGSLALYHVAGFDWPVSILFAGILVVTGPTVIMPLLRQSNLAPRPKAVLKWEGIVNDPIGALLAVITYEYLVQAQAGSTFIDNMLALLVSMIVAGGMGYAAAYAVRWMFPRGLVPEFLKAPVLLVMVIGTFVLSNFIQQETGLLAVTVMGIALANMKLSSARTYLPFKENITILLVSGVFIILSASLDVEALMQFQGRWFLFLLVLLFIVRPLTVFISLAFSKVPWREQLFIGWIAPRGIVAVAITGLFALRLDEIGYTGGQYLVTLAFAVVAATIVAHGFTMKPLARMLGLNGPESNGVLIIGGQSFSFSLAKTLRMLGVPVTVADTGWQRLAPARSAGIPIFHGEILSEATEDELDFSQFQALVATTDNEAYNALVCSEFVHEVGSDAVYQLGDASEGDPHALSDSLRGRALFARGHGVEDVAESESRGWTLRAIDLTIRHDFKDALSRLPEGADLLFILREDGQLRFTTHASQPEGRPGDIIVAYCPPGTPELHLEVTEESLAAAKQADTQAEPEEART; encoded by the coding sequence ATGGATCATAATCACTTACTGATCGCTTTCGCGCTGATCGGCTTGGCCGGTATCGGCGCGCAGTGGGTGGCATGGCGCACGGGCCTTCCCGCCATCGCGCTGATGCTGGTGGCGGGGTTCATTCTGGGCCCTGCGACCGGGCTGATCGATCCGCATCATGATTTTGGCGAAATGCTGGAGCCCATCGTGTCGATCGCGGTGGCGATCATCCTGTTTGAGGGCGGGCTGACCCTCAAATTTTCCGAGTTGAAAAAAGCGGGTGCGGCGATCGGGCGGCTGGTGGTCATTGGCGTGCCGGTGGCCTGGGTGGCGGGCTCGCTCGCGCTCTACCATGTCGCCGGGTTCGACTGGCCGGTGTCGATCCTGTTCGCAGGCATCCTGGTGGTGACGGGGCCGACGGTGATCATGCCGCTGCTGCGCCAGTCCAACCTCGCCCCGCGGCCCAAGGCGGTGCTGAAATGGGAAGGCATCGTCAACGATCCGATCGGCGCGCTGCTGGCCGTCATCACCTATGAATATCTGGTGCAGGCGCAGGCGGGATCGACCTTTATCGACAATATGCTGGCCCTGCTGGTATCGATGATCGTGGCGGGCGGCATGGGCTATGCCGCAGCCTATGCGGTGCGCTGGATGTTCCCGCGCGGGCTAGTGCCCGAATTCCTGAAGGCGCCGGTGCTGCTGGTGATGGTGATCGGCACTTTCGTGCTGTCCAACTTCATCCAGCAGGAAACCGGGCTGCTCGCAGTGACCGTGATGGGCATTGCGCTTGCCAACATGAAGCTGTCGAGCGCGCGCACCTATCTGCCCTTCAAGGAAAATATCACCATACTTCTCGTCTCGGGGGTCTTTATCATCCTGTCGGCCTCGCTCGATGTCGAGGCGCTGATGCAGTTCCAGGGGCGCTGGTTCCTCTTCCTGCTGGTGCTGCTCTTCATCGTGCGCCCGCTAACGGTCTTCATCAGCCTGGCCTTTTCCAAGGTGCCATGGCGCGAACAGCTCTTCATCGGCTGGATCGCGCCGCGCGGGATCGTGGCGGTGGCAATCACCGGCCTGTTCGCGCTGCGGCTCGACGAGATTGGCTATACGGGCGGTCAATATCTGGTGACGCTGGCTTTTGCCGTGGTCGCCGCGACGATCGTGGCGCATGGCTTCACGATGAAGCCGCTGGCGCGTATGCTCGGCCTCAACGGGCCGGAGAGCAACGGCGTGCTGATCATCGGCGGGCAGAGCTTTTCATTCTCGCTCGCCAAGACGCTGCGGATGCTGGGCGTGCCGGTGACGGTGGCCGATACGGGCTGGCAGCGGCTGGCCCCCGCGCGCAGCGCCGGCATCCCCATCTTTCACGGCGAAATCCTGTCCGAAGCGACCGAGGACGAGCTCGATTTCAGCCAGTTCCAGGCCCTCGTCGCGACCACCGACAACGAGGCCTACAATGCTTTGGTCTGCAGCGAATTCGTGCATGAGGTGGGATCGGACGCGGTCTACCAATTGGGCGATGCCTCCGAGGGCGATCCGCATGCGCTGTCCGACAGCCTGCGCGGCCGCGCCTTGTTCGCCCGGGGGCATGGCGTCGAAGATGTGGCGGAAAGCGAAAGCCGTGGCTGGACGCTGCGCGCCATCGATCTCACCATCCGCCATGATTTCAAGGACGCGCTGAGCCGCCTGCCCGAGGGCGCCGACCTGTTGTTCATCCTGCGCGAGGACGGGCAATTGCGCTTCACCACCCACGCGTCGCAGCCGGAAGGCCGCCCGGGCGACATCATCGTCGCTTACTGCCCGCCCGGCACGCCCGAACTGCATCTGGAAGTCACCGAAGAGAGCCTGGCCGCCGCCAAACAGGCCGACACCCAAGCCGAGCCCGAGGAGGCCCGAACATGA